A genome region from Bradyrhizobium commune includes the following:
- a CDS encoding alpha/beta hydrolase: MPVVLDPDAAAVYKAFQDAARPPYETLTVPEARASFSQARFATDPEPPQLERVAQLSIPAQHGTIPARIYVPRKLRGPAGSAPALMFFHGGGWVVGDLDSHDVVCRKLADEGELVVVSVDYRLAPEHKFPAAVDDAIAATTWVAANANALGIDASHLSVGGDSAGGNLAAVVALAARDGNGPAIAGQVLIYPAVDFATTHGSHSEPETSVLLTHSIVRWFRNHYLNGPADADDWRASPARATTLAGLPPAYVLTAGADPLRDEGDEYAARMKQAGVPVATKHLPGQFHGFFTMGKLLREANVAASEIGAWLKGLG, encoded by the coding sequence ATGCCCGTCGTGCTCGATCCCGATGCCGCCGCCGTCTACAAGGCCTTCCAGGACGCGGCCCGTCCTCCCTACGAAACCCTGACCGTGCCGGAGGCGCGCGCATCTTTTTCGCAAGCGCGTTTCGCCACCGATCCGGAACCGCCGCAGCTTGAGCGCGTCGCGCAGCTGTCGATCCCGGCCCAGCACGGCACGATCCCGGCGCGCATCTACGTCCCGCGGAAACTGCGCGGGCCTGCCGGATCTGCGCCGGCGCTGATGTTCTTCCATGGCGGCGGCTGGGTGGTCGGCGATCTCGACTCCCACGACGTCGTCTGCCGCAAGCTCGCCGACGAGGGCGAGCTCGTCGTGGTCTCCGTCGACTACCGACTCGCGCCCGAGCACAAGTTTCCGGCCGCCGTCGATGACGCTATCGCTGCCACCACGTGGGTCGCGGCGAACGCCAACGCACTCGGCATCGATGCGTCACACCTCAGTGTCGGCGGCGACAGTGCCGGCGGCAATCTCGCAGCCGTCGTCGCGCTCGCCGCGCGCGACGGCAATGGCCCTGCGATCGCAGGCCAGGTGCTGATCTATCCGGCCGTCGACTTCGCGACGACGCACGGCTCGCACAGCGAGCCTGAAACCAGCGTGCTGTTGACGCATTCCATAGTCCGCTGGTTTCGCAACCATTATCTCAATGGCCCAGCCGACGCGGACGACTGGCGTGCCTCGCCGGCGCGCGCGACGACGCTTGCCGGCCTGCCGCCGGCCTATGTGCTGACGGCCGGCGCCGATCCGCTACGCGACGAAGGCGACGAATATGCCGCGCGGATGAAGCAGGCCGGCGTTCCCGTCGCCACCAAGCACCTCCCCGGCCAGTTCCACGGCTTCTTCACCATGGGCAAGCTGCTGCGAGAGGCCAATGTCGCCGCGAGCGAGATCGGCGCATGGCTGAAGGGGTTGGGCTGA
- a CDS encoding Na+-dependent transporter has translation MPSGLRTLFAIPVRGLTWLGSQGTRAVAAVVFIALAVPPLGALLRPYVTEAILGLLCISFMRVDLAALYSHLRRPALVATATAWTTIGVPLIVGLIAHVTGLTDRAPGLSLALMLQSMASPMMAAPALAALMGLDATLVLVTLVTATAVVPFTASLFASLFLNGMLSISPLTLGLKLLGILAVSLLAATTIRWLFGADAIQRHKPPIDGFNIIILFIFASAIMGDVAHDFVADPGFAIGIAALAFAVYFTLLAVTTLLFRRIGYERALALGLMVSQRNLGLMLAATAGALPPTTWLYFALTQFPIHLAPYMLTPIARRLTARADATSAVATPGTG, from the coding sequence ATGCCTTCCGGTCTTCGAACTCTCTTCGCCATCCCCGTCCGCGGCCTCACCTGGCTCGGCAGCCAGGGCACGCGCGCAGTGGCAGCCGTCGTGTTCATCGCACTGGCGGTGCCGCCGCTCGGTGCGCTGTTGCGGCCCTACGTCACCGAGGCGATCCTCGGCCTGCTCTGCATCTCCTTCATGCGGGTCGATCTTGCCGCGCTCTACAGCCATCTGCGCCGTCCGGCGCTGGTGGCGACTGCCACGGCCTGGACCACGATCGGCGTGCCGCTGATCGTCGGGCTGATCGCGCATGTGACCGGGCTTACTGACCGCGCGCCCGGCCTGTCGCTCGCGCTGATGCTCCAGAGCATGGCCTCGCCGATGATGGCAGCACCTGCGCTCGCGGCGCTGATGGGCCTCGACGCCACGCTCGTGCTGGTCACGCTGGTGACGGCAACCGCGGTCGTGCCCTTCACCGCGTCGCTGTTCGCGAGCCTCTTCCTTAACGGCATGCTCAGCATCTCGCCGCTGACGCTCGGACTAAAACTGCTCGGCATCCTGGCAGTATCGCTGCTTGCGGCAACCACCATCCGCTGGCTGTTCGGGGCCGACGCAATCCAGCGCCACAAGCCGCCGATCGACGGCTTCAACATCATCATCCTCTTCATCTTCGCGTCCGCTATCATGGGCGACGTCGCGCACGATTTCGTCGCCGATCCCGGCTTCGCGATCGGCATCGCGGCGCTCGCCTTTGCGGTCTATTTCACGCTGCTTGCGGTGACGACGCTGCTGTTCCGCCGCATCGGCTATGAGCGCGCGCTGGCGCTCGGGCTGATGGTGTCACAGCGCAATCTCGGCCTGATGCTGGCCGCAACCGCCGGCGCGCTGCCCCCGACCACCTGGCTCTATTTCGCGCTGACGCAGTTTCCGATCCACCTTGCGCCCTACATGCTGACGCCGATCGCGCGGCGGCTGACGGCGCGGGCGGATGCGACCAGCGCGGTGGCTACACCTGGGACGGGTTGA
- a CDS encoding GlxA family transcriptional regulator, giving the protein MIGILIFPDFQLLDAAGPISVFEIAARASGKPLALRVLALKAGAVRSSSGVEMVARDFKAANAITTLVIAGGAGVAHAARCEVTRAFVQRLAKRGVRVASVCSGAFVLAEAGLLDGRRATTHWGRTREFVARYPKVKFEPDQIFTRDGQIWTSAGISAGIDLALAMVTEDHGEDIAQQTARQLVLYHRRSGGQSQFSSLLELKASNGRFGALLSWARENLDAPLTVEDLADRAGMSARHFARAFTAETGTTPSKAIERLRIEVARERVQSSREAIELVAEATGFRDPERMRRAFIRAFGQPPQALRRAARAG; this is encoded by the coding sequence ATGATCGGCATCCTGATCTTCCCGGACTTCCAGCTGCTCGATGCGGCCGGTCCAATCTCGGTGTTCGAGATCGCAGCGCGCGCCAGCGGCAAGCCGCTCGCGCTTCGCGTGCTGGCATTGAAGGCGGGCGCGGTGCGCAGCTCGTCCGGCGTCGAGATGGTGGCGCGCGATTTCAAGGCGGCGAATGCGATCACGACGCTGGTCATCGCGGGCGGGGCGGGCGTGGCGCATGCTGCGCGATGCGAGGTGACGCGCGCCTTCGTGCAGCGGCTGGCCAAGCGCGGCGTGCGCGTCGCCAGCGTCTGCTCGGGCGCCTTTGTGCTCGCCGAGGCGGGGCTGCTCGACGGCCGCCGCGCCACCACGCATTGGGGCCGCACGCGCGAATTCGTGGCGCGCTATCCGAAGGTGAAGTTCGAGCCCGACCAGATTTTCACCCGCGACGGCCAGATCTGGACCTCGGCCGGCATCAGCGCCGGCATCGACCTCGCGCTTGCGATGGTCACCGAGGATCATGGCGAGGACATCGCGCAGCAGACCGCGCGCCAGCTCGTGCTCTACCATCGCCGCAGCGGCGGCCAGTCGCAGTTCTCATCGCTGCTGGAATTGAAGGCGTCGAACGGGCGGTTCGGCGCGCTGTTGTCCTGGGCGCGGGAAAATCTCGACGCGCCGCTGACGGTGGAAGATCTCGCCGACCGCGCCGGCATGAGCGCGCGGCATTTCGCCCGCGCCTTTACTGCTGAGACCGGCACGACGCCGTCAAAGGCGATCGAGCGGTTGCGCATCGAGGTGGCGCGCGAGCGCGTGCAGTCCTCGCGCGAGGCGATCGAGCTCGTTGCAGAAGCGACCGGCTTCCGCGATCCCGAACGCATGCGTCGCGCCTTCATCCGCGCCTTCGGCCAGCCCCCGCAAGCGCTGCGCCGCGCGGCGCGGGCGGGGTAG
- a CDS encoding DJ-1/PfpI family protein, translating into MSTPLQIGLLVFPRVTQLDFTGPLQVFAAVPGATLHLIWKRIEPVPSDSVLTLTPTMTFADCPQLDVICVPGGRGTDDLLNDEEVLDFLRTQAEGAKYVTSVCTGSLALGAAGLLKGYRAATHWSAMEMLGQFGATPTKTRVCVDRNRVTGGGVTAGIDFALTLVSILIDRATAEAIQLGIEYNPAPPFNSGSPDTAPAEVLASVRARIAPLQPYRLDAVKRAAERVT; encoded by the coding sequence GTGTCGACACCGCTCCAGATCGGTCTTTTGGTGTTTCCCCGCGTCACCCAGCTCGACTTCACCGGGCCCTTGCAGGTGTTCGCCGCCGTGCCCGGCGCGACGCTGCATCTGATCTGGAAGCGGATCGAGCCGGTGCCGAGCGATTCCGTGCTGACGCTGACGCCGACCATGACGTTCGCCGATTGCCCGCAACTCGACGTGATCTGCGTGCCCGGCGGCCGCGGCACCGATGACCTGCTCAATGACGAAGAGGTGCTCGATTTTCTGCGCACGCAGGCCGAGGGCGCAAAGTACGTCACCTCGGTCTGTACGGGATCGCTGGCGCTCGGCGCCGCCGGCCTATTGAAGGGCTACCGCGCCGCGACCCATTGGAGCGCCATGGAGATGCTCGGCCAATTCGGTGCGACGCCGACCAAGACGCGCGTCTGCGTCGACCGCAACCGCGTCACCGGCGGCGGTGTCACCGCTGGGATCGATTTCGCACTGACATTGGTGTCGATCCTAATCGACCGCGCCACGGCGGAGGCGATCCAGCTCGGAATTGAATACAATCCGGCGCCGCCGTTCAATTCCGGCTCGCCCGACACCGCGCCGGCCGAGGTCCTTGCTTCGGTCAGGGCGCGCATCGCGCCCTTGCAGCCCTACCGCCTCGATGCCGTCAAGCGCGCGGCTGAACGCGTGACATAG
- a CDS encoding NADH:ubiquinone oxidoreductase subunit NDUFA12: protein MKQFFLKLFTWWNGQTFGTQLWTSRFGELVGEDEKGNRYYRTRGGKIDPALGFERRWVIYNGYAEASRIPTGWHGWMHHVVDVAPTEARYQPREWEKPHQPNPTGTPNAYRPPGSTLGSGKRPKATGDYQPWTPG, encoded by the coding sequence ATGAAACAATTCTTCCTCAAGCTCTTCACCTGGTGGAACGGCCAGACCTTTGGCACGCAACTCTGGACCTCGCGGTTCGGAGAGCTGGTCGGCGAGGACGAGAAGGGCAACCGCTATTATCGCACCCGCGGCGGCAAGATCGATCCGGCGCTCGGCTTCGAGCGGCGCTGGGTGATCTATAACGGTTACGCCGAAGCCAGCCGGATCCCGACGGGTTGGCACGGCTGGATGCATCACGTCGTCGACGTGGCGCCGACCGAAGCGAGATACCAGCCGCGCGAGTGGGAGAAGCCGCACCAGCCGAACCCGACCGGCACGCCCAACGCCTACCGGCCGCCCGGCTCGACGCTCGGCAGCGGCAAGCGCCCCAAGGCGACCGGCGACTACCAGCCCTGGACGCCTGGCTAA